From the genome of Penaeus chinensis breed Huanghai No. 1 chromosome 13, ASM1920278v2, whole genome shotgun sequence:
CCTTCCACCTAACTTGAATTTATTTGTTTCAGCAAGTGTGTAAGACTACTGTCATCACTGCATTAGGTTCGCCTCACGAGCATTGGTTCAAAATCCAATTTACTGAAAATCACATCGCAACGGAAAGCTTCAGGTTGGTCAATAGGCCATTTTCAGTATGCAAATAAAAGATTTCACAgttacagaaataaaataaaacttgatGTGAATGTATGGCAAAggctatttattttttccccatagAATGGTAGGAAAACTATAGAAATCGAATTAGGAGGAATATTTAAATCTTTCTCTTTAGGATGCTGATCTCTTTGAAGATCCCTTGACGACAAACTAATCACAAaagattacaaataataataataatattaacagaggtaataataacgataatgataaaagaatgagaTCTAAAATAACGAATACATCGACATCGTCAGATACAAGAACCGATTAACTTATATCACTTTCATGACCACACTTTATCCACAAACTCAAGAAATGCCAAATAAAGCTTAAAAAACGACCAAAGGCCATTAGAGTAAATAAAGGAAGTAAATAGGAGACATACTTGCACAATCCTTCTCAGTACCAAGAACACACTGACATCTGTAGGTAATACTGTGGCAGAGCAATCATTGGAAAAGTTGACAAAGGCTGTAGAGGTGATTTTCATACAAAATACAGTAGCAATATCGTCCTaaatatttctcccccccccccctctctctctctctctctctctctgcttctctctctctctctctctctctctctctctctctctctctctctctctctctctctctatctatctctctctctctctctctctctctctctcccatctattaTTTAAATATGTAGTTTCCATTGTTTTTCATAACGTGCATTACCATTGTAAATGATACCAAAATTACTGCTGTCTATTTATGCAAATTTGTGCTGTCCAGACGCTGAGATTAAGGAGACAAGGAATAATGAGGAGGCTGTCTCTTTACCTCAGAGATAAAATGTGAAATGAATATAGGAATAACAACTAGATTTAATGAACGAAAATAGACAGGAGAGAGTAATGTTAGAAGGGAAAATAACTTAGAAAGAGTTGAATAATGATAAGGCGATAAGAGAGATACTATAtacccccccaaagaaaaaaaaaatcttgactgAAATAAATTGAAATTTTGGAAATTAATTGTGGGTCGACTTATTTGATATAAGAGTCAAGTAGGAAATATTTGCAGACACTGTGGCTCGAACATAATACATGCTTTATGACAGTCATAGATAAAGACATCTCCTGAACAGATGGAAGTTCTcgtttgtatggatgtatattcattgccatgtatataaatacaaagatgaatatatatatatatatatatatatatatatatatatatataaacacacacacacataaccgcacacacacacacacacacacacacacacacacacacacacacacacacacacacacacacacacacacacatatacatatatatatatattcgagacGAAagtacacttaatatatatatatatatatatatatatatatatatatatatgcaaatatatatatgcatatatatatatatatatatgcaaatatatatatccatatatatatatatatacaccaatatatatatatatatatatatataatatatgtacatatatatatatatatatgcatatacatatatatatatatatataatatatgtacatatgtatatatatataaatatatatatatatatatgtacatatattatatatatatatatatatatatatatatatatgcatatatatatatatatatatatatatatatatgtacatatattatatatatatatatatatatattggtgtgtatatatatatatatatatatatatatatatgcatatatatatatgcatatatatatatatatatatatatatataatatatgtacatatgtatatatatatatatatatatatatatatatatatgtatatatatatatatatatatatatatgcatatatatatatatatatatatatatatgcatatatatatatatatatatacatatatatattatattatatatatatatatatatatgcatatatatatatatataaatatatatatatatacacatatatatatgtacatatattatatatatatatatatatatatatatatatatgcatatatatatatatatatatatatatatatatatatatataatatatgtacatatgtatatatacatatatatatatatatatatatatatatatgcatatatatatatatatatatatatatatatatatatatatatacatacatacatatatatatacacatatatatctgcatctatatataaatatatatacatacatatatatgcatatatatatatatatatatatatgtatgtatgtatgtatatatgtttgtatgtatgtatatatgtacacacacacacatacacacacacacacacacatatatatataaatataaagagagagagagagagagagagagagagagagagagagagagagagagagagagagagaatggatagataggtagaaagatagattgatagacacatgcatacatacatacatatatacatataaatataaacacatatatgtatgtggatgtgagcacacacacacacacacacacacacacacacacacacatactcacacacacacacacacgcacacacacacacacacacacacacacacacacacacatacacacacacacacacacatacacacacacacacacacacatatatatatatatatatatatatatatatatatatatatatatatgtatatatattcgagaCGAAAGTATACTTAAAATCACGTGAAAGAAGAACTAGCCCTATAATAAAAGGTAAAGGGGGaagtaagagaataaaaaatcaTCCAAATAGTGTTAACGATCACTTTCCTTAAGCAGGTGTCACTCGGGCGCGATACAGATGTGTTCAACCCAGTTTGGCTGAATCCGTGAATCAGTTAAGGTGACGCTAGACTCAGCATAACACATACTTAAGCAGATATTTTGGCCTGCTTTCCCTTCCTCAGTGTAAGCCGCTTTCTGTTGTCCCTTTGACTTTCCTAAGACTGAGAATTAATATACTCGTAGGATGCAAATCAGATAAAGTGCTTGGCCGTAATCCTTGTATTTCGTCAATATCAAGCttcgaactccccccccccccccctcccaccacatgGCGAAGCTTCGGTTGCGCCCGCGCTTCTTCCTCCTCGTGGGCGTCTTACTGCTAGCGGCGTGGGCGTTCGTGGAGGAGGCGAATCGCTTGCCGGACACACTCAAGCAGACCGACCTGTTCGACGCGTGGCTGCTCCAGAAGCGGAATAACATCAGCCGCTACGAGATCAAGAAGCTGGGCCTCGAAGCGGACGCGGAGACGTACCAGCGGTGGCTCGTCTTCAAGCTCCTCGACAGCCTGCGGGAAGGCAACGTCACGGGAAGTATACGCGATTTACGCATCCTTCGAGAGTACATGCAGTACCAGAAGTGGCTCTCGCAAAGGACCGAGGAAAAGGGTCAAGCCCCCGGCGCATCGGCACAAGAACGAGGCCACACCGTTGAAGAAGGGCAGGACGACTGGCAAGACCCGCTCGCGGACGACGGCGAGGACGTGGAGTATGAGGACGACGACAATGAAGAAGAATCGATTGAGCTGCGCCTTCAGAAGCGCCGGAATAGCATGCTTAACTCTTGTGCAGCGGAGGAGCAGGATTCGGCGAAGGAGGATCTCGCCCGGGTGCTGCCGCGCCTCGGTTTCTTCTTCGATCAAAAGACCTCCGTCTGTGCTGTTGGCAAGGTAAGGTATCTGCCAACAACACTGGGATTGGCCCTCTGCGTTCTTTGTTCTTGTATGTAATATCTATTTcaatctctatgtatatacactctatgtgtacacacacacacacagacacacatacacacacacacacacacacacacacacatatatatatatatatatatatatatatatccacatacacacatatacacatataataattatgtgtatatatgtatatatatgtgtgtatatatatatatatatatatatatatatatatatatatatataaatacatacatttacacaaacaagGTGAGGTAATCTGACGTGTATGGATATCCCTCATGCGGAGGCCTTTCTTAGTTAGTGTCCATTGACCTCCTGGCTATCACTTTATGCAGATGATGCCCTAAAACGGTTTTGCGACTAATAGCTAGAATATGCCCGTTACCGTTGTTATATGATCATAACCACTTATACATTGCATTCGATATGAAAATATTCACGCACAGCTGTGAATTTCAAGGTGGGAGGATTTGCATTTGGTAAACGGGAGCTGAGTGCAGGTTCGAAGCACTCAGACTGTATTTTCAATTTCCACTGCAAATTGATGTCCACACGCCGACGTAACGATTTTGATGTAATATACAGCAGTTTGCATATATGAAACGAGGGCCTGCAAatgcgttttatttttattatttttgtctttacttttatCTATTACATAAGCATCGACATGCTtacgttaatatatacatatatatatatatatatatatatatatatatatatatatatatatatatatatgtgtgtgtgtgcgtatatatatatgcatatatgtatatatatacatatatatatatatatatatatatatatatatatatatatatatgtgtgtgtgtatatatatatgcatatatgtatatatatatacatatatatatgtatatatatatatatatatatatatatatatatatatatatatacacacacacacacacacatgtgtgtgtgtatatgtatatatgtatgtacatatatatttatatatatatatatatttatatctatctatctgtatatatatatatatatatatatatatatatatatatatatatgtatatatatatgcacatatcaatggtgaaaacactaccgtgctgatactatggtagaaaaacccacaatgtaaaactagatttattgaaagtgagacaacagtttcggaatccacctggattccatcctcaggtctgaagaggaaaggttaAGGATATGTCAGATATGCGAAGCCTCGCCTCGTCcgggggagcccggcctgtgtcgactaatgccgactcgctaacgtgtgtcagttggtgctgactcgagcttagttcttacccgccgtggtgcccagccacagcagtaacctccaggcgacaattgcaacttctcgcgccttggcggggcgcgaaccgccgacccctcggataaaaggccaacacgttaccactgtactagcccgggggctaagaggaaagggagaggaaggggtataaaacagagagaggaaaggcaccGTGGTAACACAGGGccagccaccctgcacacagtctgCCCGAcccttcgacctgatctgacttcccttcgcttccgtttgactgtcctcacctgcccgtgtTACCGCGGTTTCTctaccatatgtacatatatacactatagatatatatgtatagaaatagaacacacaaagacacacatatatgtatgtgaatatatatacatatatatatatgtatatatataaatatatatatatatgtatatatatatataaatatatatatgtatatataaatatatatatatatatatataaatatatatatgtatatatagatatatatatgtatatatataaatatatttatgtatatatataaatatatatataaatatatatataaatatatatatatgtatatatataaatatataaatatgtatatatataaatatatatatgtatatatataaatatatatatatatattatatataaacatatgtagacacatatatttaagcatatatatatatatatatatatatatatatatatatatatatatatatatatatacatacatatatatgtgtatatatatacatatacatatatatgtatatatatgcacatgcatatatgtgtctgtgtgtgatatatttctatacatatatatatatatatatatatatatatatatatatatatatatatatatatataacatatatatacatatatatatttttttcatacagccattcattctactgcaggacataggcctctcttaattcactattgagaggttatatggcagtgtcacctttgcctgattggatgcccttcctcatcaaccgctaacacttgtgccacggtggtgacttcccctacgacacctgcgtttgacttctcaaagcgatatgtcgttttctcaccatgAAATCGAGCTCGAGGcagcagacagagcgcaggcatttttacgaccgccgcgacggggaattgaactcgggaccacaagggccggagtccagtgcgctaaccactggactatcgcggcagtcacacacatacacacacatacacacacacacatacacacacacacacacacacacacacacacacacacacacatatatatatatatatatatatatatatatatatatatatatgtacatacatacacactcacaaacacacacacacatatatgtatatattgaattgaactcgggacgacgaggcatcgagtgtcagacaaataaatgagacagccttaaaaagctgacacaggccgggccatatttagaaggcccgggcgaagctagaacttcgcaaatcataaagaagaaggaccacgagggtcagagtccagtggtCTAGCCACTAAaccatcgctgcagtcatatatatatatatatatatatatattatataaacatgtatttatacatacatacatatttttatatatatatatatatatatatatatatataggcatatataagcatatatatatgttttatatgtatatgtgtgtgtgtgtgtatttatacttatatctatatctgtatatatatacatatatattatatatatcaccaacatcatcatcatcatcagcctgaatcaatccacgacaaggcgtaggcctctcccaatattttccaactttgttgCGTTATTTGTTTCCAGTCTTAGCCCCCAAATTGCGTTATTTCgttacgccatcttgtcattggtctggcccttggcctctttgttaTTTTGCCCTAGGTATGtatactttcagactttctctgttcAGATCGTTTACTACTTGccgcatttcatttgcagattcaccggAGAAAACAATATAAtctacagagtcaaatgccttttcataatcgatgaatgctatacacaggggtttcctatacattttttttatcttatttgggtgagcccGTGGAAGCCTGCCCGttatctaggctggttagaatccagactgtcagagatgcgagttgtgatgacttttgtgaacagtttgtaagtaactgaaaggaggcttatgggtcggtatttttttttagatcctttctatcccttttttatgTGTCAAAATAATTGCTGCATTTTTCCaggtttttaattttatttcctttgagaaggcatttgttaaaaaagattggctagtttcacttttGCATTTTCTCCTGCATCTCTTATAAGGTCTTTACTAATTCTGTCGTCACCTggtatctttcctctcttcatgccttaaagcactcattttatttcttctgttatgatgttaggtacgtctctagttactgcATTTGCTTCTATCTGTggttgttcatttgagttgtatagatccctgtaaaagtcttccagtactcttatgatttcattcttattatatgtcacctcTTCGTCTGGCTTCTTTATTGCATGCATTTCATTTCTCCCTAtttcgagtctccttttagctgttttcatgctggtatccGAGATCACTGTTCCATTTATTATTTGAGCTTTTAATTTCCGTACATCtgtcttcattttatttatagtctttgttagttcagctaactCTATCTTGTCCTTGTTTGACGATACTTCCATGACCCATGTTTTTGCACACTTCCATGTCTACCGAGGGCTTGATGGAGTTTTTCTTGACGTTATTACTGTCTACTTCAAGAGCATCCTCCTTTATTATGTTTTTGAATTGTCTGCTGACTTGGTCAATGTTGAGAGTCTCTAAGAGttgaatatctgttttgaatATTATGGTtgaattctgtcgctctggtcttcaagttagctaatttggctgcggttttcgtatgagtttgttcctttcccttctgaggtgtaatctattaacaacttccacatttttactatatcacgcctatttgaaattatgaagtcaatttcgtttttgatgtccgatggcaacttccatgtccacttccgctctagtctttttgcgaagaatgtattcatgatgttGAGTGACCGATTTacattagcatttgtcccctctcattcctagtgcccatTCCGTCATTCCCTACTATGGTTTttcctttttacctattttgctattaaaatctccaataattattatgaaatgggcttttactctctcgctggctaaattaacatcttTATAGATGCTCTCTATTTCTTCGTCAGTGTGGCTACAgcttggagcatagacttgaacaatctttaagttgcatctattgtttagttttattgttactgaagtcattctttcgcttatactatagaattccacaatattcttttctaaacgtttgtgaactaggAAACCTACACCTAATTCCTGCTTTTTACCCTggagtttacctctccaatagagcatgtgtccatcatttagcatcttctgttcttcgtatagtcttctaacttcacaaagTCCTACAACATCATAAATTGACGAAAgaacaaaggttcatcaacgtgttTTTAACCAGAGATTTTTAGCACTTTCTGCTCCGTAGCGATCCTGATCCTGATCCTTTGAATGAgtgccgttgctctgtttgtgaaGTCATGGTTTTTGGTTGGgaagtagacagccgagttaaACCCCACCTACTGGGTTACGTGTATCTTGGTAGGAGGAGTATTTTAGTCTGGATGCCACTGATAATCCCGTctagcagggttggccctgtctagtctggacttatgagcagcatcaCATGGACCTGCttactacaccagggtatactcccgtgagcatggactTGAGAATCAgaagcacatatatgtgtgattatattttatacactgatttcatttatgaatatgtacacccaatgcagacatagttgttcacccgcaaatgccctcaGTACTACGCATATattcatgcaagcatacacctttacatatgctcctattcATATGATATGCACATGCTCCTACATtatatacaactacacacatgcacatgcatacacatatatagacatgcaaacatcctatgttcatacatatttgtatacacacccacatatatgcgaacacacacatgcgcgcatatCCTGACATGTACTTAtggctatatacacacacacacacacacacacatatatatatatatatatatatatatatatatatatatatatatatatatatatagccattcatATGCTTATGCAgacgtgtatgcgcacatacgtttatgagtacacattagcgttcccccacatatatatatatattcacctgtacatgcacatatactcatacatatatgcatacacatacatacacatacacacaagttcacatacatatacacacatacatacacatatacatacacatacacatacattcatttatacacaaacacatacccatatacatatatatgtacgtacacatacacatacacatatacatatataaacatacacacatatatacatatatatacacacacacacacacatatatatatacacacatatatacacatatacatacatatacatgcacataaacacacatacatatacatatacacatcataagTTTAGAAGCTCATGTATATTatttctcttgcacacacacacacacacacacacacacacacacacacacacacacttggacacggtacacaaacacacttccGTGCATACGTCCTCATACTCGTGCATAAACGTTTGAGCAGTGttagcccatgcattataatgtgcatgaaTTGTAGGCTTGCTACATAGGGGTTGAGGAGAGGAgtcgggtgatgtgggagaggaggatttaggacgatgttggaatcggtaaggatggggtttggggttcgAGGAAGttagttagaaaggtgattttgtatctgtcaGTTTTTCAGAGAGGTGTTGCATTCGCGACCACGCGATTTGGGATTGTCCTGTGGATATGGGGACAGGTGGTGCTTGCCAGTTTCTAATGATTTCGcaattttatattcttttcctggtggtggtggtggtggtggtggggggggggggtgatggatatcttttttttctaccgCTGCTTCTATCTGCTGTGGCACCCTCGATGAGCTTTTTTTTAGCACGGTAATGGAACCTAATATTCCTAGTAGGCTCTTTCTGGCATTCCTTCTAATCCAAGATGGATTTTTATggacttgtgagacgtttggataaattatttatattttggttgaaatataagctctatatattcgcgaatctttctctcttatgtagcacAGATCACTTCTTTctcgtaatttttagcacttattatcactgacctaaccacgacacTTCTTACTTATTGCCAGATattcatcctatatatatatgtgtgtgtgtgtgtgtgtgtgtgtgtgtgtgtgtgtgtgtgtgtgtgtgtgtgtgtgtgttatatgtatacatttataaacaaagatatatatgtatatttatatatatatatttatatatatctatatttatctatctatctatctgtctatctatctatatctatacacacacacacacacacaatcacacacacacacacacacatatatatatatatatatatatatatatatatatatatatatatatatatatatatatatatatatatgtatgtatacacacacatttacacgtatgcatgtgtgcacatacagTATAGATAGGGTATTAATGAGATAAAGAAATTTGTACCTATCCTTTTTCAATTTCATGTTATTTATGTCTGAATTAACCATGAATCTACCATAAAATCAAATGctcccacattccctccctccaccactcttcctttctttcactttctcgttctctctttctctcttctcttctctctctctctctcccctctctctctctcccctctctctctctctctcgctctcgctctctctctctctctctgtctctctctctttttctctttctctcgttatctcactctttctcgtcttacatatctgtctatgcatttgtctatctgtctcgttcCCGCCCCTCACTCTCTAATTctgcctgcttccctccctccctccgtccctctctccctttctccctccctctctccttcccattcctccctctctcccccccgctcccttGCTCagtctccatctatttatctatctgtctcaggCAGGGTCGTCGTCATGGAGAGAGCACATCCACAGAGTGAACGGTATTCCTCAAAACATTCAGATACAAGACGACCCTCGCGTCAAGGAGTTCTTTGAGCAGCCAGAGGAGGCTCTTTATGCGACCGTCATCTCGTCGGCAAAGATTATAAGTGTTAGGTAAGGGGGATATTTGTCACTGTTAGACACAGGTTTTATTGTGTGTATTTGAAatgataaatgagtaaataaaaggaGAACAACACATGTACCTActcgtatgtgcgtatatacatatatatatatatatatatatatatatttatttatgtccatacttatatacatatatacatatatatatatatatatatatatatatatatatatatacatacatatataaacatatacacatatatccatacttatgtatgtacacacactcacacacacacacacatatatacacatatatatttatatatacatatactgctcccacagatacagacacacacagtcacacacacacacacacatacatatacatatacgtatatatatatatatatatatatatatatatatatataaatatatatatatgtatattcatatacatatatatatatataaatacatatatatatatatatatatatatatatatatatatatacatacatatatatatatatatatatatatatatatatatatatatatatatatatgcacacatacacacacacac
Proteins encoded in this window:
- the LOC125031893 gene encoding carbohydrate sulfotransferase 11-like; the encoded protein is MAKLRLRPRFFLLVGVLLLAAWAFVEEANRLPDTLKQTDLFDAWLLQKRNNISRYEIKKLGLEADAETYQRWLVFKLLDSLREGNVTGSIRDLRILREYMQYQKWLSQRTEEKGQAPGASAQERGHTVEEGQDDWQDPLADDGEDVEYEDDDNEEESIELRLQKRRNSMLNSCAAEEQDSAKEDLARVLPRLGFFFDQKTSVCAVGKAGSSSWREHIHRVNGIPQNIQIQDDPRVKEFFEQPEEALYATVISSAKIISVRHPLTRLVSCYRSKFEYGRPMKPYEPKKEASYLANHNALDWPTRFYTYWLPALHTNGLIPEDTHVHLNLSEPINPAVKYDITVYKGLYHLLKPHVLFSHFLTHVVQTHKTGTWNGHWGKYTELCAPCGFKYDYVIKLETMSEDLEYVFQKLGIPSNPHLRKNKSTRRKDFSKYFRYYRWISKELKREVFETYKDDLEMFEYTLPKNFL